One genomic segment of Mycolicibacterium psychrotolerans includes these proteins:
- a CDS encoding DUF3303 domain-containing protein, whose protein sequence is MKYAMTWTSRLGASGKDNEESLRRSLALFSKWQPPAGTTFHQFVGRVDAGGGYAIVETDDPAELLNGTAKFAPFNEFQIHPVVDMAEWAQAGQEGIDFRDSVS, encoded by the coding sequence ATGAAATATGCCATGACCTGGACGTCCCGTCTCGGCGCATCAGGAAAAGACAACGAGGAATCCCTGCGTCGGTCCCTCGCGCTCTTCTCGAAGTGGCAGCCGCCCGCAGGCACCACGTTCCATCAGTTCGTCGGCCGGGTGGACGCCGGCGGCGGGTACGCCATCGTGGAAACCGACGACCCGGCGGAACTGCTGAACGGCACCGCAAAGTTCGCGCCGTTCAACGAGTTCCAGATCCATCCGGTCGTCGACATGGCCGAGTGGGCGCAGGCGGGCCAGGAGGGGATCGACTTCCGGGACTCGGTCAGCTGA
- a CDS encoding ABC transporter ATP-binding protein, which produces MPSGTAVSTRGAGADDDAAVAQIELIGVRKEFGDSRHPVVAVEGADLAIADGELFAILGPSGSGKTTLLRMIAGFEQPTAGTIKLAGRDVTALPPARRDTNTVFQQYALFPHMTVAQNVEYGLRVRGVGKAERRHRAGEALEMVRLTGHAGRKPAELSGGQQQRVALARALVGRPRVLLLDEPLGALDLKLREQMQVELKAIQREVGITFVIVTHDQDEALTLCDRLVVLNEGRIEQIGGAREVYEHPANRFVADFVGTSNVLDGDSAQAVLGRQGTFAIRPERITVLDSAAPPPAGQRTVTAEVAEVVYAGPITRVAATVTDPDGRPGPVRLTATLLSAEASTALTHGTRVVLAWPDTAVRDLTDLSTDNEEN; this is translated from the coding sequence ATGCCATCCGGAACGGCCGTGTCGACGCGAGGCGCGGGCGCAGACGACGACGCCGCCGTTGCGCAGATCGAACTGATCGGCGTCCGGAAAGAGTTCGGCGATTCCCGGCACCCCGTGGTGGCGGTCGAGGGCGCCGACCTGGCGATCGCCGACGGTGAGTTGTTCGCGATCCTGGGTCCGTCCGGATCGGGCAAGACCACCCTGCTGCGGATGATCGCCGGATTCGAGCAGCCCACCGCCGGCACCATCAAGTTGGCAGGCCGCGACGTCACCGCTCTGCCGCCCGCCCGCCGCGACACCAACACGGTGTTCCAGCAGTACGCACTGTTTCCCCACATGACCGTCGCGCAGAACGTCGAGTACGGGTTGCGGGTGCGCGGCGTCGGCAAGGCGGAACGGCGCCACCGCGCCGGCGAAGCCCTGGAGATGGTCCGGCTCACCGGGCACGCGGGCCGCAAGCCCGCCGAACTGTCGGGTGGCCAGCAGCAGCGCGTCGCGCTGGCGCGCGCGCTGGTCGGGCGTCCCCGGGTGCTGCTGCTGGACGAACCGTTGGGAGCGCTGGACCTGAAACTTCGCGAGCAGATGCAGGTCGAACTCAAGGCCATCCAGCGCGAGGTCGGCATCACGTTCGTGATCGTCACCCATGATCAGGACGAAGCGCTGACCCTGTGTGACCGGCTGGTCGTGCTCAACGAGGGACGCATCGAGCAGATCGGCGGGGCCCGCGAGGTCTACGAGCATCCGGCGAACCGGTTCGTCGCGGACTTCGTCGGCACCTCCAACGTGCTCGACGGCGACAGTGCGCAGGCCGTTCTCGGCAGGCAGGGCACCTTCGCGATCCGGCCCGAGCGCATCACGGTGCTCGACTCCGCCGCCCCGCCTCCCGCCGGTCAGCGCACCGTCACCGCCGAGGTGGCCGAGGTGGTCTACGCCGGGCCGATCACCCGTGTCGCCGCGACGGTCACCGACCCCGACGGCCGTCCCGGTCCTGTCAGGCTGACCGCGACCCTGCTCTCCGCGGAAGCGTCCACCGCTCTGACCCACGGCACCCGCGTCGTCCTGGCGTGGCCCGACACCGCCGTCCGCGATCTGACCGACCTGTCGACCGACAACGAGGAGAACTGA
- a CDS encoding MFS transporter: MPRSGPVSGRWVLLATVLGSAMVMIDGTVVNVALPHIGADLGSGFAGLQWTINAYTLSLASLILLGGSFGDHFGRRRVFLIGVVWFAVASVACGLAPSTEALIASRALQGVGGALLTPGSLALISASFRGADRAAAIGAWSGLGGIAGAIGPFVGGFLVEWSWRAVFLINVPLAAVVIAVTVLHVPESRDDDSPPGLDVTGAVLTAAGLGTLTYGLTRWGNDGADTVTAVAVCAGVLALSAFVVVERRSPHPLIPPRLFSHNTFRIANIITLLIYGALGAAFLLLVLQLQTVAGFSPVAAGTALLPFTLVMLVFSARAGAWSARVGPRVPMTLGPLIAGAGLLLMSRIGPGASWLTDVLPAALVFGAGMVLVVAPLTTAVLDSAPQSMAGSASGVNNAVARIGGLLAVAVLPGIAGISGADYADPVAFDRGFRLAVTIAAALMVVAAVIAATGMRRRPDPVDDDDRIRIGECRHCAISGPPVHPAQSHEAQSHEP, translated from the coding sequence GTGCCCCGCAGCGGTCCCGTCTCCGGCCGCTGGGTGCTGCTGGCCACGGTGCTGGGGTCGGCGATGGTGATGATCGACGGCACGGTGGTCAACGTCGCGCTTCCCCACATCGGGGCCGACCTCGGGTCCGGTTTCGCCGGCCTGCAGTGGACCATCAACGCCTACACCCTGTCGCTGGCGTCGCTCATCCTGCTCGGCGGTTCGTTCGGTGACCACTTCGGCCGGCGCCGGGTCTTCCTCATCGGGGTGGTGTGGTTCGCGGTCGCATCAGTGGCGTGCGGACTCGCCCCGAGCACCGAGGCGCTGATCGCGTCCCGCGCCCTGCAGGGCGTCGGCGGTGCGCTGCTCACCCCGGGCAGTCTCGCGTTGATCTCGGCGTCCTTCCGCGGCGCCGACCGGGCCGCCGCGATCGGTGCGTGGTCCGGGCTGGGCGGGATCGCGGGCGCGATCGGACCGTTCGTCGGCGGCTTTCTCGTCGAATGGAGCTGGCGCGCAGTATTTCTCATCAACGTGCCGCTGGCGGCGGTGGTGATCGCGGTGACCGTTCTGCACGTCCCGGAAAGCCGCGACGACGACTCGCCACCGGGTCTGGACGTGACCGGGGCGGTGCTGACCGCCGCCGGACTCGGAACGCTCACCTACGGATTGACCCGGTGGGGCAACGACGGTGCGGACACGGTCACCGCGGTGGCCGTGTGCGCGGGAGTGCTGGCACTGTCGGCCTTCGTCGTCGTCGAACGACGTTCCCCACACCCGCTGATCCCGCCGCGACTGTTCTCGCACAACACGTTTCGGATCGCGAACATCATCACGCTGCTGATCTACGGGGCTCTCGGCGCGGCGTTTCTGCTACTGGTGCTCCAGCTCCAGACCGTCGCCGGTTTCAGCCCGGTGGCTGCGGGCACGGCCCTCCTGCCGTTCACGCTGGTGATGCTGGTGTTCTCGGCGCGGGCCGGTGCATGGTCTGCGCGGGTCGGACCGCGGGTGCCGATGACGCTGGGACCGCTGATCGCCGGGGCAGGGCTGCTGCTGATGAGCCGCATCGGCCCCGGTGCCTCCTGGCTGACCGACGTACTGCCCGCCGCGCTCGTGTTCGGCGCGGGCATGGTGCTGGTGGTCGCGCCGCTGACCACCGCTGTGCTCGACTCCGCACCGCAGAGCATGGCGGGATCGGCCTCGGGAGTGAACAACGCCGTGGCCCGGATCGGCGGCCTGTTGGCGGTGGCCGTCCTTCCGGGCATCGCGGGGATCAGCGGCGCGGACTACGCCGACCCGGTCGCGTTCGACAGGGGATTCCGGTTGGCCGTCACCATCGCGGCGGCACTGATGGTGGTCGCCGCGGTGATCGCGGCGACCGGGATGCGCCGGCGCCCGGATCCGGTCGATGACGACGACCGGATCCGGATCGGCGAATGCCGGCACTGTGCGATCAGCGGGCCGCCAGTGCACCCCGCTCAATCACACGAGGCTCAATCACACGAGCCGTGA
- a CDS encoding NAD-dependent epimerase/dehydratase family protein, producing the protein MFQTLTTVYAPPMDERRRILITGASGNVGAGVLRELARQEPDADLIGVCRRPPTHGRIYEAVQWCPVDLSAPDAATRLTAAMRGVDVVIHLALAVQPVDDEDYLYRANVVGTQAVLEAMAVTGVRHLVYASSLGIYAPSGSAVPVPESWSTSGQSTSTYSRHKVIVEALLDAFERDQPDTVVSRFRPTVVVQRHAAFEIRALYLGPLIPRAALELLRRRALPLLPLPDGLALQFVHADDVGDAVVRLMRRRARGSFNIAADALHGAALAGLVGARPVRVAPRRMRSAVVALHRLRVVAVTPGWYDVATRSPVMDTSKARDELGWQPGRTSTDAARELIEGLADGATGTSPALGASDGAPSGGRTPVERVHDTSLLLWCVMAAAAARRRRRPGLLYGSVVAANLVSGTPAALERVRERRRDPVAVLAPLAVGAAVLSSARGGWPSAAAAAVLGALGVAERRRTTGRLRS; encoded by the coding sequence GTGTTTCAGACCCTCACCACGGTGTATGCCCCGCCCATGGACGAGCGGCGGCGCATCCTCATCACCGGGGCCTCCGGCAATGTCGGCGCGGGCGTACTGCGCGAACTCGCGCGCCAGGAGCCGGACGCCGACCTCATCGGCGTCTGCCGCCGACCGCCTACGCACGGGCGGATCTACGAGGCGGTGCAGTGGTGCCCGGTGGACCTGTCGGCACCCGACGCGGCCACCCGGTTGACCGCGGCCATGCGCGGCGTCGACGTCGTCATCCATCTCGCACTGGCCGTCCAGCCCGTCGACGACGAGGACTATCTCTACCGGGCGAATGTCGTTGGGACGCAGGCCGTTCTGGAAGCGATGGCGGTCACCGGGGTGCGCCATCTGGTGTACGCGTCGAGCCTGGGCATCTATGCGCCGAGCGGATCGGCCGTGCCGGTGCCCGAGTCGTGGTCGACGTCCGGGCAGTCCACGTCGACCTACAGCAGGCACAAGGTCATCGTCGAGGCGTTGCTCGACGCGTTCGAACGCGACCAACCCGACACGGTGGTCTCCCGTTTCCGCCCGACGGTGGTGGTCCAGCGGCACGCCGCCTTCGAGATTCGCGCCCTCTACCTCGGCCCGCTCATCCCGCGCGCCGCGCTGGAGCTGCTGCGCCGACGGGCGTTGCCGCTCCTCCCCCTGCCGGACGGCCTGGCCCTGCAGTTCGTCCACGCCGACGACGTCGGCGACGCGGTGGTCCGGCTGATGCGTCGACGTGCGCGGGGCTCCTTCAACATCGCCGCCGACGCGCTGCACGGCGCGGCGCTGGCCGGGCTCGTCGGGGCGCGCCCGGTCCGGGTGGCGCCCCGCCGGATGAGGTCGGCCGTCGTGGCGCTGCACCGGCTGCGCGTCGTGGCGGTGACGCCCGGCTGGTACGACGTCGCCACCCGCTCACCGGTGATGGACACGTCGAAGGCGCGCGACGAGCTGGGCTGGCAGCCGGGACGGACCTCGACCGATGCCGCACGCGAACTCATCGAGGGTCTCGCCGACGGCGCGACAGGCACCAGCCCGGCACTCGGCGCGTCCGACGGCGCGCCGTCCGGCGGCCGGACACCGGTGGAGAGAGTGCACGACACGTCCCTGCTCCTGTGGTGCGTGATGGCCGCGGCCGCCGCGCGGCGCCGGCGGCGTCCCGGTCTGCTGTACGGCAGCGTCGTTGCCGCCAACCTCGTTTCGGGGACTCCGGCAGCCCTCGAGCGGGTGCGTGAGCGCCGCCGCGACCCCGTCGCCGTGCTCGCCCCCCTCGCCGTCGGCGCCGCGGTGCTGTCCAGCGCACGCGGCGGCTGGCCATCGGCGGCGGCCGCCGCCGTTCTCGGTGCCCTCGGGGTGGCCGAGCGCAGACGGACCACGGGAAGGTTGCGGTCATGA
- a CDS encoding SDR family NAD(P)-dependent oxidoreductase, whose product MTDIDSRNDARVVAITGASSGIGRETALRYSARRARLVLAARSEGALRDVADECRAAGADAVVVAPTDISDAAQVRDMFDLAIEMFGHVDVAAQCAAITAFGRFEDVPPEVFDAIIATNLLGAANVARTALQHFQERGAGQLVLVGSLLGVTAVPYQSAYVASKFAICGLVRALRQENRHLPGVRVHGIYPGPVDTPVYASAGNYLDQQTPRVPPTSESPGAIAAAIVRAAEKTRSTERQVGWVNLPAIATYRLVPAVFDAVIGPLIRRVMFTSESSADSAGNVFEPPAARRV is encoded by the coding sequence ATGACAGACATCGACAGCAGGAACGACGCACGGGTGGTGGCGATCACCGGCGCCTCCAGCGGCATCGGCCGGGAAACGGCACTGCGCTACAGCGCCCGGCGCGCGCGCCTGGTGCTCGCGGCCCGTTCCGAGGGAGCGCTGCGTGACGTCGCCGACGAGTGCCGCGCGGCGGGCGCCGATGCCGTCGTGGTGGCACCGACCGACATCAGCGACGCCGCGCAGGTCCGTGACATGTTCGACCTGGCGATCGAGATGTTCGGCCACGTCGACGTGGCAGCACAGTGCGCGGCGATCACGGCGTTCGGCCGCTTCGAGGATGTGCCGCCCGAGGTCTTCGACGCGATCATCGCCACCAATCTTCTCGGCGCGGCCAATGTCGCGCGCACAGCGCTCCAGCATTTCCAGGAACGCGGTGCCGGGCAGCTGGTCCTCGTCGGCTCTCTGCTCGGCGTCACCGCGGTTCCCTATCAATCCGCCTATGTGGCAAGCAAATTCGCGATCTGCGGACTGGTTCGGGCGCTACGCCAGGAGAATCGGCACCTGCCCGGGGTCCGCGTGCACGGCATCTATCCGGGCCCCGTCGACACGCCCGTCTACGCCTCGGCCGGCAATTACCTCGACCAGCAGACGCCGCGGGTGCCACCGACCTCGGAGTCCCCCGGCGCCATCGCCGCGGCGATCGTGCGCGCCGCCGAGAAGACCAGGTCGACCGAGCGTCAGGTCGGTTGGGTCAACCTGCCGGCGATCGCCACCTACCGCCTCGTTCCGGCGGTGTTCGACGCTGTGATCGGGCCGCTGATCCGGCGCGTGATGTTCACCTCCGAGTCGAGCGCCGACTCGGCGGGAAACGTTTTCGAGCCGCCCGCGGCTCGTCGCGTCTGA
- a CDS encoding ABC transporter substrate-binding protein translates to MKDPIRRLGAVLATGALLLAGCSSSSDSGGSSEGPPSMEPASAVGDGEGQLNLIAWPGYAENGSNDPAVNWVTPFEQQTGCKVNVKIGNTSDEMVQLMRTGQYDGVSASGDATLRLIYAGDVAPVNTDLVPNYATVVPFLKDKPWNSVNGQMYGIPHGWGANLLMYNTDIVKDAPDSWGAVFPGAPELKGKVTAYDSPIYIADAALYLSKTKPDLGIKDPYALTSEQLDAAVDLLKQQKENIGEYWSDYTKEVQGFESGTTAIGTSWQVIANTIQADNKVPIATVLPKEGATGWSDTWMLAAKAAHPNCMYKWMDYIVSPEANAQVAEYFGEAPAQTKSCDLTSDKAHCATYHATDEQYAAQIHYWTTPQTKCVDGSGDNCTSYDQWVDKWQEIKG, encoded by the coding sequence ATGAAGGATCCGATCCGCCGCCTGGGCGCCGTGCTGGCCACCGGCGCCCTGTTGCTCGCCGGGTGTTCGAGTTCGAGCGACTCCGGCGGATCGTCGGAGGGGCCTCCCTCGATGGAGCCCGCGAGCGCGGTCGGTGACGGCGAAGGTCAGCTCAACCTGATCGCGTGGCCGGGCTACGCGGAGAACGGCTCCAACGACCCGGCGGTCAACTGGGTGACGCCGTTCGAACAGCAGACCGGCTGCAAGGTCAACGTGAAGATCGGCAACACCTCCGACGAGATGGTGCAGCTGATGCGCACGGGTCAGTACGACGGGGTGTCGGCCTCGGGCGACGCCACGCTGCGGCTGATCTACGCGGGCGACGTGGCCCCGGTCAACACGGATCTGGTGCCCAACTACGCGACCGTGGTGCCGTTCCTCAAGGACAAACCATGGAACTCGGTGAACGGGCAGATGTACGGCATTCCCCACGGCTGGGGAGCGAATCTGCTGATGTACAACACCGACATCGTGAAGGACGCGCCGGACAGCTGGGGCGCGGTGTTCCCCGGCGCACCGGAGCTCAAAGGCAAGGTCACCGCCTACGACTCGCCGATCTACATCGCCGACGCGGCGCTGTACCTGTCGAAGACCAAACCCGATCTGGGCATCAAGGACCCGTACGCGCTGACCAGCGAACAACTCGACGCCGCAGTCGATCTGCTCAAGCAGCAGAAGGAGAACATCGGCGAGTACTGGTCGGATTACACCAAGGAGGTGCAGGGCTTCGAGTCCGGCACCACGGCGATCGGCACCAGCTGGCAGGTCATCGCGAACACGATCCAGGCCGACAACAAGGTGCCGATCGCGACCGTCCTGCCGAAGGAGGGCGCCACCGGCTGGTCGGACACGTGGATGCTCGCGGCCAAGGCCGCTCATCCGAACTGCATGTACAAGTGGATGGACTACATCGTCTCGCCCGAAGCCAACGCCCAGGTCGCCGAGTACTTCGGCGAGGCGCCCGCCCAGACGAAGTCGTGTGACCTGACCTCCGACAAGGCGCACTGCGCGACGTACCACGCGACCGACGAGCAGTACGCCGCCCAGATCCACTACTGGACCACCCCGCAGACCAAGTGTGTCGACGGCAGCGGCGACAACTGCACCAGCTACGACCAGTGGGTCGACAAGTGGCAGGAGATCAAAGGCTGA
- the adhE gene encoding bifunctional acetaldehyde-CoA/alcohol dehydrogenase, whose amino-acid sequence MPPSTAVHELEIDGSRTAEIDAVVATAATAAAEFRTLDQEQVDRIVEAMVRAGVRAAAELAGVAIEETGFGVFEDKVVKNYVATEFLHDYLRDKKSVGVIDTDVEHNIVHVAEPIGVVLAITPVTNPTSTVLFKAIVAAKTRNAIVFRPSPYAVRSCQRSVEILRAAAEAAGMPAGALQVIPDEAHEVTHYLFRHPGVDFIWVTGGPKIVALASASGKPGLCVGPGNAPIYIHKTADIKGAVVDILISKTFDSSVICPAEQTCVIDDEIYDAMIAEFERMGARLLTDDEAAAITQFAFGCGDKISLDALGQKAPELAARAGFSIPPTVKVLLAALPADLDELAAHPLVAEKLMPVLGVVRARDVRHAIDVAVLVTEHGGLGHTSAVYAHDQAVVDAYSAAVRTGRILVNAPTAVGALGGVYNNLTPTFSLGCGTWGGSSTTENVNYRQLLNIKTVAQRRTPPQWFRVPANTYFNAGALENLRDLDCGTVVVVTDALTDARGVVDLVRGKLRARHVQVFSEVTPEPDEETIRRGVELLQRVQPDALIAVGGGSVLDAGKAMRLFYEHPEKSLDELTMPFLDPRKRVADYPTDRHRLQLVAVPTTSGTGSEVSPAAVLTVHGKKETLVDYSLVPDLAIVDPVLTSSMPSVLTADTGIDALTHALEAAVSIFASPYTDALCAQAARLIFEALPRAYRDPDDLEARTDMSNAATLAGLAFSNAFVGTNHALAHAVGARFGIAHGRANAIFLPHVLRYNAELPSKFMPAPGYSAYIAPDKYAQIGRLIFGGHEPDDSRARLLAGVEDLLRRVQMPRSLKVAGVDEDEFLAALPALAMTAFEDLSNRTNPRMPLVSEITELLRRGYYGSDQR is encoded by the coding sequence ATGCCGCCGAGCACCGCTGTCCACGAGCTGGAGATCGACGGTTCCCGCACCGCCGAGATCGATGCGGTGGTGGCCACCGCGGCGACCGCCGCGGCCGAGTTCCGCACCCTCGATCAGGAGCAGGTCGACCGGATCGTCGAGGCGATGGTCCGCGCGGGGGTGCGGGCCGCCGCCGAACTCGCCGGTGTGGCGATCGAGGAGACCGGATTCGGGGTCTTCGAGGACAAGGTGGTCAAGAACTACGTCGCCACCGAGTTCCTGCACGACTACCTCCGCGACAAGAAGTCGGTCGGCGTCATCGACACCGACGTCGAGCACAACATCGTCCACGTCGCCGAACCGATCGGCGTGGTGCTGGCCATCACCCCGGTCACCAATCCGACCTCGACGGTGCTCTTCAAGGCCATCGTCGCGGCGAAGACCCGCAACGCCATCGTGTTCCGACCTTCGCCGTATGCGGTGCGATCCTGTCAGCGCAGCGTCGAGATCCTGCGTGCCGCCGCCGAGGCGGCAGGCATGCCCGCCGGGGCGCTGCAGGTGATTCCCGACGAGGCCCACGAGGTCACCCACTATCTGTTCAGGCATCCCGGGGTCGACTTCATCTGGGTGACGGGCGGACCGAAGATCGTGGCGCTGGCGAGCGCCTCGGGCAAGCCGGGGCTGTGCGTCGGGCCGGGGAACGCGCCGATCTACATCCACAAGACCGCCGACATCAAGGGCGCGGTGGTCGACATCCTGATCTCCAAGACCTTCGACTCGTCGGTGATCTGCCCCGCCGAGCAGACCTGCGTGATCGACGACGAGATCTACGACGCCATGATCGCCGAATTCGAGCGGATGGGTGCCCGGCTGCTCACCGACGACGAAGCCGCGGCGATCACCCAGTTCGCATTCGGCTGCGGCGACAAGATCTCTCTCGACGCCCTCGGCCAGAAGGCGCCGGAACTCGCTGCGCGAGCCGGTTTCTCGATACCGCCGACGGTCAAGGTGTTGCTGGCTGCGCTGCCTGCGGATCTGGACGAGCTGGCCGCGCACCCGCTGGTCGCCGAGAAGCTGATGCCCGTCCTGGGGGTGGTGCGCGCCCGCGATGTCCGCCACGCGATCGACGTCGCCGTGCTGGTCACCGAGCACGGCGGGCTGGGCCACACGTCGGCGGTGTACGCCCATGACCAGGCTGTGGTCGACGCGTACAGCGCCGCGGTGCGCACCGGACGCATCCTCGTCAACGCGCCGACCGCCGTCGGCGCGCTCGGCGGTGTCTACAACAATCTGACGCCCACGTTCTCGCTGGGCTGCGGTACCTGGGGCGGGTCGAGCACGACCGAGAACGTCAACTACCGCCAGCTCCTGAACATCAAGACCGTGGCGCAGCGGCGCACCCCGCCGCAGTGGTTCCGCGTTCCGGCCAACACCTATTTCAACGCGGGCGCGCTGGAGAATCTGCGCGACCTCGACTGCGGGACCGTGGTGGTGGTCACGGACGCGCTGACCGACGCGCGCGGCGTGGTCGACCTCGTCCGCGGCAAGCTGCGGGCCCGGCACGTGCAGGTGTTCAGCGAGGTGACGCCGGAGCCGGACGAGGAGACCATCCGCCGCGGTGTCGAGCTGCTGCAGCGCGTGCAGCCCGACGCGCTGATCGCGGTCGGGGGCGGGTCGGTGCTCGACGCCGGCAAGGCGATGCGGCTGTTCTACGAGCATCCCGAGAAGTCGCTCGACGAGCTCACCATGCCGTTCCTCGACCCCCGCAAGCGGGTGGCCGACTATCCGACGGACCGGCATCGGCTGCAATTGGTGGCCGTCCCGACGACGTCGGGGACCGGTTCGGAGGTGTCGCCGGCCGCGGTGCTGACCGTGCACGGCAAGAAGGAGACGCTGGTCGACTACAGCCTGGTGCCCGACCTCGCCATCGTCGATCCCGTGCTGACGTCGTCGATGCCGTCGGTGCTGACCGCAGACACCGGCATCGATGCGCTCACCCACGCGCTGGAGGCGGCCGTGTCGATCTTCGCGTCGCCGTACACCGACGCGTTGTGCGCGCAGGCGGCACGACTGATCTTCGAGGCGCTGCCGCGGGCCTATCGCGATCCCGACGATCTGGAGGCGCGCACCGACATGTCGAATGCGGCGACGCTGGCCGGGCTCGCCTTCTCGAACGCGTTCGTCGGGACCAATCACGCGCTCGCGCACGCCGTCGGCGCCCGGTTCGGCATCGCCCACGGCAGGGCGAACGCGATCTTCCTGCCGCATGTGCTGCGCTACAACGCCGAACTGCCGAGCAAGTTCATGCCCGCCCCGGGGTATTCGGCCTACATCGCGCCCGACAAGTACGCCCAGATCGGCCGGCTCATCTTCGGCGGCCACGAACCCGACGACAGCCGGGCCCGACTGCTCGCCGGTGTCGAGGATCTACTGCGCCGGGTCCAGATGCCGCGATCGCTGAAGGTCGCCGGGGTCGACGAGGACGAATTCCTCGCGGCGCTACCGGCATTGGCGATGACGGCGTTCGAGGACCTGAGCAACCGGACCAACCCGCGGATGCCGCTGGTCAGCGAGATCACCGAACTGCTGCGACGCGGATACTACGGATCGGATCAGCGGTAG